The Ignavibacteriales bacterium genome includes a region encoding these proteins:
- a CDS encoding SRPBCC domain-containing protein — translation MGIMMDRKVEFSTLVRAQPERVYDAMATVEGLDGWFTQGATVDAKAGGSIHFRWNNYGINKYSGENGGPILDARRPQRFAFQWKADSGLYITTVEIDFAPVNQGTAVHLVEYGYEDSPAGTQDFLNRVSAWAQALTLMKFYVEHGVTY, via the coding sequence ATGGGAATCATGATGGACCGGAAGGTCGAATTCAGCACGCTGGTTCGGGCGCAGCCTGAACGGGTCTATGATGCAATGGCCACCGTGGAGGGGCTCGACGGATGGTTCACACAGGGAGCAACCGTTGACGCGAAGGCCGGAGGCAGTATTCACTTCCGGTGGAATAACTACGGGATAAACAAATACTCGGGTGAGAACGGCGGACCGATCCTCGATGCGCGGCGGCCGCAGCGCTTCGCTTTTCAGTGGAAAGCCGACAGCGGATTGTACATAACCACGGTCGAGATTGACTTCGCTCCCGTGAACCAGGGCACGGCTGTTCACCTCGTAGAGTACGGATACGAAGACAGTCCGGCCGGAACACAGGATTTTCTCAACCGCGTTTCAGCCTGGGCGCAGGCCTTGACGCTGATGAAGTTCTATGTCGAGCATGGTGTAACGTATTGA
- a CDS encoding deoxyribodipyrimidine photo-lyase — translation MRPIIVWFRRDLRTEDHAALYHACKEHVPVIPLFIFDTELIRSLPSDGAAFNYQAEALTELALKLEMLGGRLISRHGSVMDVHKSLIQEAQPSAIYFNRDYEPYARERERKVEELYHHAGIEVKSFKDAVVHEPDEVLTLKGEPYVVFTPYANAWKKMSHPLPFGKPRSFTTPPLRTEQLHGAHELGKPITIASPAVPGGEKAAHRRWSRFLLADIGMYGEARNIPSLEGTSRMSVALRFGCISVRRMLEDCGKAYAGASFAHKESIRKFVDELIWREFYQSVLYHYPGLVHSSYREEFDSMPWKYSERQFQAWKEGKTGFPIVDAGMRQLNQTGWMHNRVRMVVASFLTKDMRHDWRKGAAYFEEKLMDIETASNNGGWQWSASSGVDPKPLRIFNPQLQSERFDPNGEYIRKFVPELCRVPTKFIHAPHTMPALLQKELGCTIGKEYPKPILDHKAASTEFKLIVASLKANRKSRSK, via the coding sequence ATGCGCCCTATTATTGTCTGGTTCAGACGCGATCTCCGAACCGAAGACCACGCCGCTCTCTACCACGCCTGCAAGGAACATGTCCCTGTTATCCCGCTTTTTATTTTCGACACAGAACTGATTCGCTCCCTGCCGTCTGACGGCGCGGCGTTCAACTATCAGGCCGAAGCGCTCACGGAACTTGCGTTGAAGCTCGAAATGCTCGGCGGCCGGCTCATTTCCCGGCATGGAAGCGTGATGGATGTGCACAAGTCCCTCATTCAGGAGGCGCAGCCTTCGGCCATCTATTTCAATCGCGACTATGAGCCGTACGCCCGGGAGCGCGAACGCAAGGTCGAAGAACTGTATCACCATGCCGGCATCGAGGTGAAATCGTTCAAGGATGCCGTGGTTCACGAGCCGGATGAAGTCCTGACTCTCAAGGGAGAGCCATATGTTGTCTTCACGCCGTATGCCAACGCGTGGAAGAAAATGTCGCACCCGCTTCCGTTCGGCAAGCCGCGATCGTTTACCACGCCACCGCTTCGGACCGAACAACTTCACGGAGCGCATGAGCTTGGTAAGCCGATCACCATCGCCAGCCCGGCAGTTCCCGGCGGCGAGAAAGCGGCGCATCGCCGCTGGAGCCGGTTTCTCCTTGCGGACATTGGTATGTACGGAGAAGCACGGAACATTCCTTCACTCGAAGGGACGAGCCGGATGTCGGTCGCGTTGCGGTTCGGATGTATCTCAGTACGGAGGATGCTGGAAGATTGCGGCAAGGCATACGCCGGGGCATCTTTCGCCCACAAGGAATCGATCAGGAAATTTGTAGACGAACTTATCTGGCGGGAGTTTTACCAATCGGTCCTCTATCACTATCCCGGTCTTGTCCATTCAAGCTATCGGGAGGAGTTCGATTCGATGCCATGGAAGTACAGCGAAAGGCAGTTTCAAGCCTGGAAGGAGGGGAAGACAGGATTTCCGATTGTCGATGCGGGAATGAGACAGCTGAATCAGACAGGGTGGATGCACAATCGCGTGCGGATGGTCGTCGCCTCGTTCCTGACGAAGGACATGCGGCACGATTGGCGCAAAGGGGCCGCGTACTTCGAAGAAAAACTGATGGACATCGAAACAGCATCGAACAACGGCGGGTGGCAGTGGTCGGCTTCATCAGGAGTCGATCCAAAGCCGCTGCGGATTTTCAACCCGCAGCTTCAATCCGAGCGCTTTGACCCCAACGGGGAATACATCAGGAAGTTTGTTCCCGAGCTTTGCCGAGTTCCTACAAAATTCATCCACGCGCCGCACACGATGCCGGCTCTGCTCCAAAAAGAACTCGGCTGTACTATCGGAAAAGAGTATCCGAAACCGATTCTCGATCACAAGGCAGCGTCGACGGAATTCAAACTCATCGTCGCCTCTCTCAAGGCGAATCGCAAATCACGTTCGAAGTAG
- a CDS encoding carotenoid biosynthesis protein produces MSTSRNSKIRVAFYAFVALAALANIFGTPYYSVPLLTPLAMALIGLASLVLTYQLTVKTICAAVGVVLFLFFCQALGANTGFPFGEFAYTSGLGPKVLDVPLVMPLAWLSILIPAWVAADKVLRYRNLVVASIIVAAVDAVLEFTADALDLWHWKGGFPTELNVISWFVVSYLALTILGKYATEKEPDPIVPHFLFGQLIYFALTDIGLCFLVH; encoded by the coding sequence ATGAGTACCAGCAGAAATTCCAAGATCCGGGTAGCGTTCTATGCCTTCGTGGCATTAGCGGCGCTAGCAAACATTTTCGGGACGCCTTACTATTCTGTCCCGCTTCTTACGCCTCTTGCGATGGCGCTCATCGGGTTAGCCTCACTCGTGCTTACGTATCAACTTACGGTCAAAACCATCTGCGCTGCAGTCGGTGTGGTGTTGTTTCTGTTCTTCTGCCAGGCCCTTGGCGCTAATACGGGATTTCCGTTCGGCGAATTTGCGTACACGAGCGGCCTTGGACCGAAGGTGCTCGATGTCCCGCTCGTGATGCCGCTCGCCTGGCTTTCAATCCTGATCCCGGCATGGGTCGCGGCCGACAAGGTTCTGCGATATCGCAACCTCGTTGTGGCATCGATCATTGTCGCGGCGGTCGACGCGGTCCTCGAATTCACAGCCGATGCACTGGACCTTTGGCACTGGAAAGGGGGATTTCCCACGGAGTTGAACGTCATCAGCTGGTTTGTCGTTTCGTATCTCGCATTGACGATCCTGGGAAAGTATGCCACGGAGAAAGAACCGGACCCGATTGTTCCGCACTTTCTGTTTGGCCAGCTCATCTACTTCGCTCTGACTGATATCGGACTGTGTTTTCTTGTTCACTAG
- a CDS encoding serpin family protein, with protein MRKTNITLSAILLVVTLGCRDLGTPSDAQQGQSRPLTSLEQSLVASDNAFGFTLFAAVNRSEPAKNLFISPVSVSMALGMTMNGARGTTKDAMARTLEFGGLSQYDINTSYKSLIALLTGLDPKVKFQIANSIWHRPELNVEQNFKDLNKDNFNAEVNSLDFSDPMAAKTINGWVDRNTNGKIKEIVPDPIPADLVMYLINAIYFKGTWTYRFDSTQTRNESFTVSDGSRKTCRMMSQGGTFSYYGDDEIQAVDLPYGDAGFSATVLLPKSGTNIESFAGALTQQQWNTWIGRMNKAKGDIYLPKFKLEYKKKLNDMLIAMGMTVAFSPGIADFRDIDQRGGPFISEVMHKTFVQVDEEGTEAAAVTSVGVSRTSIGPADNFTMRVDRPFLIVIREHHSGTILFIGKVVDPTL; from the coding sequence ATGAGAAAGACGAATATTACTCTTAGCGCGATTCTGCTTGTCGTAACACTTGGCTGCAGAGACCTCGGCACGCCATCCGATGCACAACAAGGTCAGTCTCGCCCACTTACATCACTGGAGCAATCCCTTGTCGCTTCCGATAACGCATTCGGATTTACCCTTTTCGCCGCAGTCAATAGAAGTGAGCCAGCGAAGAACCTCTTCATCTCGCCTGTAAGCGTCTCAATGGCTCTCGGGATGACGATGAACGGAGCACGCGGCACTACGAAGGACGCCATGGCGCGGACACTTGAGTTCGGCGGGCTATCCCAATACGACATCAACACGTCCTATAAAAGCCTCATCGCGCTTCTCACCGGTCTTGATCCGAAGGTCAAGTTCCAGATTGCGAACTCGATCTGGCACCGGCCAGAATTGAACGTCGAGCAGAATTTCAAGGATCTGAACAAGGACAACTTCAATGCGGAGGTCAACAGCCTGGATTTCAGCGATCCGATGGCAGCGAAGACGATTAACGGATGGGTGGACCGGAACACGAATGGGAAAATCAAAGAGATCGTCCCTGATCCGATTCCGGCTGATCTCGTGATGTACTTGATCAATGCCATCTATTTCAAAGGGACATGGACGTACCGCTTCGACTCGACCCAGACACGAAACGAATCATTCACAGTTTCAGACGGTTCCAGGAAAACCTGCAGAATGATGTCCCAGGGGGGCACTTTCTCCTACTACGGCGACGATGAGATCCAGGCCGTCGATCTGCCGTACGGTGATGCGGGTTTCAGTGCGACGGTTCTCCTGCCGAAGTCCGGGACCAACATCGAGAGTTTTGCCGGCGCATTGACCCAGCAACAGTGGAACACCTGGATCGGGCGGATGAACAAAGCGAAGGGCGACATCTACCTCCCGAAATTCAAGCTCGAGTACAAGAAGAAACTCAACGATATGCTCATAGCGATGGGCATGACCGTCGCATTTTCCCCCGGCATTGCGGACTTCAGAGATATCGACCAGCGCGGCGGACCCTTCATCAGCGAGGTGATGCACAAGACGTTCGTGCAGGTTGATGAAGAAGGGACTGAAGCGGCCGCCGTGACTTCCGTCGGCGTGTCTCGAACCAGCATAGGCCCGGCCGACAATTTCACCATGCGGGTCGATCGCCCGTTTCTGATCGTGATCCGCGAGCATCACTCAGGAACGATCCTTTTCATCGGAAAGGTTGTAGATCCGACCCTGTAA
- a CDS encoding TerC family protein, translating into MALMWSGFVALILVLLALDLGVFHRKAHVVSVKEALGLSAVWIAFGLSFAVFVYYGYENHWLGLGASVDSVDGVINDGQSATLKYLTGYIVEKSLSIDNIFVIALLFGFFAVPELYQHRVLFWGVLGALVMRAVMIVIGATLIARFHWILYVFGVFLILTAVKMFFLKSDNKDPNQNIVVRLTRRLFPVTSRYHGEHFLVRAGSTASAESELPGAPKQHDEAVAAAKHGTLMITPLALALVMVESTDLIFAVDSIPAIFAITGDPFLVFTSNVFAILGLRSLYFALAGMLAKFRFLKPALAIVLLVVGVKMLIAGTLRELLGEYFNFYLLGVVLFILACGILASVVDNARRQNAA; encoded by the coding sequence ATGGCGTTGATGTGGAGTGGTTTTGTTGCTTTGATACTCGTTCTGCTGGCTCTCGACCTGGGCGTCTTTCATCGTAAGGCCCATGTGGTATCCGTGAAAGAGGCACTGGGACTCTCAGCGGTCTGGATCGCGTTCGGGCTTTCATTTGCCGTGTTTGTATACTACGGCTATGAGAACCACTGGCTTGGGCTCGGTGCGAGCGTTGATTCTGTCGATGGTGTGATCAACGACGGACAATCGGCAACGCTCAAGTATCTCACAGGGTACATCGTCGAAAAATCCCTGAGCATCGACAACATTTTTGTCATCGCTCTTCTATTCGGTTTCTTCGCTGTTCCGGAACTGTACCAGCATCGTGTCCTCTTCTGGGGTGTCCTCGGGGCCCTGGTCATGCGGGCGGTGATGATCGTGATCGGTGCGACCCTGATTGCCCGGTTCCACTGGATCCTCTACGTTTTTGGCGTGTTTCTGATTCTGACTGCGGTCAAAATGTTCTTCCTGAAGTCCGACAACAAAGATCCGAACCAGAACATCGTCGTCCGCTTGACGCGCCGCCTCTTCCCTGTCACCTCGCGGTATCACGGCGAGCATTTCCTGGTCCGGGCCGGCTCCACCGCGTCCGCGGAAAGCGAACTCCCTGGCGCCCCCAAACAGCACGACGAAGCTGTAGCTGCCGCAAAACACGGCACGTTGATGATTACTCCCCTCGCCCTCGCGCTCGTGATGGTCGAATCAACCGATCTTATCTTCGCCGTCGATTCGATTCCGGCGATCTTTGCGATCACAGGGGATCCATTTCTGGTATTCACCAGTAACGTGTTTGCCATTCTCGGCCTTCGATCGCTGTATTTCGCCCTCGCCGGGATGCTGGCAAAGTTCAGGTTCCTGAAGCCGGCGCTTGCCATCGTTCTTCTCGTAGTCGGCGTGAAGATGCTCATCGCCGGGACCTTGCGCGAGCTGCTCGGCGAGTACTTCAATTTCTATCTTCTTGGCGTCGTGCTGTTCATCCTGGCCTGCGGTATTCTTGCCTCGGTCGTGGACAACGCCCGCCGCCAGAACGCTGCGTGA
- a CDS encoding DUF4199 domain-containing protein — protein MKSILKTAVTIGLTCMAWQFVMGLTGWYLHPVLLNLFWFVILIQAGVMIWGLRLTAAEGRTYGGQIGAGTLMSVFGGVIIFFGSLLFTTVLFPHYFEDIRRVGEEVLKAKGMSEASVKAQLDMAAPMQTPFFTALFGFIGTIFTGFIISLVVGAFFRKKPTPGA, from the coding sequence ATGAAATCAATTCTCAAGACGGCGGTTACTATCGGACTCACTTGCATGGCATGGCAGTTCGTCATGGGACTTACAGGTTGGTACCTCCATCCCGTGCTTCTCAATCTCTTCTGGTTCGTCATTCTCATCCAAGCTGGTGTGATGATCTGGGGACTTCGATTGACCGCAGCGGAAGGCAGGACTTACGGCGGGCAGATTGGGGCTGGAACGTTGATGTCGGTCTTCGGAGGGGTGATCATATTCTTCGGCTCATTGCTTTTCACGACCGTGCTTTTTCCTCACTACTTCGAGGATATCAGGAGAGTCGGAGAAGAGGTGCTGAAAGCCAAGGGAATGTCCGAGGCTTCCGTCAAAGCGCAGCTGGATATGGCAGCACCGATGCAGACCCCGTTCTTCACTGCGCTCTTCGGTTTTATCGGGACAATCTTCACCGGCTTTATCATCTCGCTTGTCGTTGGTGCGTTTTTCCGGAAGAAACCAACCCCGGGGGCGTAG
- a CDS encoding glycoside hydrolase family 47 protein has protein sequence MKTTSLILALFFITLLLSSCSSDQAIRSEKTQLSNEVRQEFLHSWNAYKKYAWGSDMLRPVSKTSLNWYKNTLLMTPLDALDTMILMGFKEEADATREYIATHLSLDQDIYVKNFEISIRLLGGLLANYQLTGDDRLLKLADDLGARLMPVFKSPTGIPYVDVNLKTGAVRGTRTNPAEVGTLLIEFGTLSKLTGKQKYYDAAKNAALQIYMRRSSIGLVGTWIDCETGLWLDADSHVSACIDSYYEYLLKSAILFDDKEMKEAWETSKIAVARYLADEAPSGYWIGHADMNTGKRTHTWFGLLDAFYPAVLALSGDVTTAARLEESCFKMWNKYGIEPDVFDYVKMDTVSARYQLNPEIMESAYYLYHYTNDPRYIEMGKTFLKNLKQHCRMDEGYSGLRNVATKDRTDLMESYFLAETWKYLYLLFAPPETLEFGKVVFNTEAHPIRKTW, from the coding sequence ATGAAAACCACATCGCTGATTCTTGCTCTGTTCTTCATCACGCTCCTGCTTTCCTCATGCTCGTCGGATCAGGCAATTCGGTCCGAGAAGACGCAGCTGTCAAATGAGGTCCGCCAGGAGTTCCTTCATTCCTGGAACGCGTACAAGAAATATGCCTGGGGAAGCGATATGCTCCGTCCCGTGTCCAAGACTTCTCTGAATTGGTATAAGAACACCCTGCTCATGACTCCGCTGGACGCACTCGACACGATGATCCTCATGGGATTCAAGGAAGAAGCCGATGCGACGCGCGAGTACATCGCCACGCATCTCTCACTCGACCAGGACATCTACGTCAAGAACTTCGAGATTTCCATCCGCTTGCTCGGCGGTCTGCTCGCGAACTACCAGCTCACCGGGGATGACCGGCTGCTCAAACTTGCCGATGATCTTGGGGCGCGATTGATGCCAGTTTTCAAATCGCCGACCGGCATTCCGTACGTGGATGTCAATCTGAAAACGGGGGCAGTGCGCGGGACGCGGACGAATCCGGCCGAGGTGGGAACGCTGCTCATCGAATTCGGGACGTTGAGTAAACTGACAGGCAAGCAGAAGTACTACGATGCGGCGAAGAACGCTGCGCTGCAGATCTACATGCGTCGTTCTTCCATCGGATTGGTCGGGACCTGGATCGATTGCGAGACAGGGCTATGGCTCGATGCCGACAGCCATGTCAGCGCGTGCATCGATTCCTACTATGAGTACCTCTTGAAATCCGCCATCCTGTTCGACGACAAAGAGATGAAAGAAGCGTGGGAAACGAGCAAAATTGCCGTCGCCAGATATCTGGCCGACGAAGCCCCGAGCGGCTATTGGATCGGCCATGCCGACATGAACACCGGCAAGCGGACGCATACCTGGTTCGGATTGCTTGATGCCTTCTATCCGGCGGTACTTGCGCTGTCCGGCGACGTCACCACGGCGGCCAGGCTCGAGGAGTCGTGCTTCAAAATGTGGAACAAGTACGGCATCGAACCCGATGTGTTCGATTATGTCAAAATGGACACAGTCAGCGCGCGTTATCAACTCAACCCCGAGATCATGGAATCGGCCTACTACCTGTACCATTACACGAATGACCCGCGGTACATCGAAATGGGGAAAACATTTCTGAAGAACCTGAAACAGCACTGTAGAATGGATGAGGGATATTCGGGACTCCGGAACGTCGCAACAAAGGATCGGACCGACCTGATGGAGAGCTACTTCCTCGCAGAGACCTGGAAATACCTCTACCTTCTGTTTGCTCCTCCCGAAACGCTCGAATTCGGCAAGGTGGTCTTCAATACGGAAGCACATCCGATAAGGAAAACCTGGTAG
- a CDS encoding glycosyltransferase family 39 protein: MDDEITHRETSSTYLIVPLSIALAQLVIQMLFHGNYGYFRDELYYIAGSKHLAFGYVDQPPLSLLILTAVRWVLGDSLHAIRFLPALAISATAILAALMALRLGGGRFASVLAALCVVAAPVLLGQGRYFSMNSFDVLFWGAACYVVIRILTDDTPKLWLLFGLVVGLGLQNKYSIGFLCIGLFAGLILTPDRKHLATKWFWLGVLTASLLFLPHVVWELKNGWPSLEFMRNASQLKNTPTTLLDFSALQLRELNYFCAPIWILGLTYFFFDSAGRRHRALAWTYVVVFIIMVAGNGKAYYLSPIYPMLFAGGSVFFERLTAKASGRWIKSVTVAGILLLMAISTPFAVPVLPVETLIAYQDFLGLKPRADERTSLGVLPQHYADEFGWEEMVAVIASAYHKLTPEEQAKCVIYVRNYGEAGAVDFFGPKYGLPNALCAHNSYWYWGPGEKTGDVAIIMGGRRNLQENLADLTRVYRNVELAGTTKLEYSMPYENGRQIFICKGMNTTFQKLWPEERFFI, from the coding sequence ATGGACGATGAGATCACACACCGGGAGACGTCTTCAACGTACCTGATAGTCCCCCTCTCGATAGCATTGGCCCAGCTCGTGATCCAGATGCTGTTTCACGGGAACTACGGGTACTTCCGCGACGAGCTCTACTACATCGCGGGCAGCAAACATCTTGCCTTCGGATACGTTGATCAGCCGCCGCTTTCACTCCTGATACTCACCGCAGTGCGGTGGGTACTCGGAGATTCGCTTCACGCTATCCGCTTCCTCCCCGCGCTCGCCATCTCTGCCACGGCGATTCTTGCCGCCCTCATGGCCCTCCGGCTCGGAGGCGGCCGATTCGCCTCGGTGCTTGCGGCTCTCTGCGTCGTTGCCGCCCCCGTTCTGCTCGGCCAAGGCAGATACTTTTCGATGAACTCATTTGATGTGCTCTTCTGGGGCGCGGCCTGCTACGTGGTCATCAGAATTCTGACGGACGACACTCCGAAGCTCTGGCTCCTGTTCGGGTTGGTGGTTGGCTTGGGACTGCAGAACAAGTACTCGATTGGATTTCTGTGTATCGGACTCTTCGCAGGGCTCATCCTGACCCCGGACCGGAAGCATCTCGCCACGAAATGGTTCTGGCTCGGAGTGTTGACTGCTTCGCTGCTGTTTCTTCCTCACGTTGTTTGGGAACTGAAAAACGGGTGGCCTTCTCTCGAGTTTATGCGCAACGCGAGTCAGTTGAAAAATACGCCCACCACGCTTCTGGATTTTTCCGCATTGCAGCTTCGGGAACTCAACTACTTCTGCGCTCCCATCTGGATCCTCGGCCTTACCTACTTCTTTTTTGATTCTGCCGGACGCCGGCATCGCGCACTTGCCTGGACCTACGTGGTTGTTTTCATCATTATGGTCGCCGGAAACGGAAAGGCGTACTACCTCTCTCCCATTTACCCCATGCTGTTTGCCGGAGGGTCCGTGTTCTTTGAACGTCTTACAGCCAAAGCTTCAGGGCGTTGGATCAAATCCGTAACGGTTGCAGGGATACTGTTGTTGATGGCGATCAGCACACCATTCGCGGTTCCCGTACTCCCCGTCGAGACGCTCATCGCATACCAGGACTTCCTCGGCCTTAAACCGCGTGCGGATGAACGGACTTCGCTCGGTGTGCTGCCGCAGCACTACGCTGATGAATTCGGATGGGAGGAAATGGTGGCAGTCATCGCCTCTGCGTATCACAAACTGACACCGGAGGAGCAAGCGAAGTGCGTCATTTACGTCAGGAACTACGGCGAAGCCGGTGCAGTGGATTTCTTCGGACCGAAATACGGGTTGCCCAACGCCCTGTGTGCGCACAACAGCTATTGGTATTGGGGACCGGGAGAGAAGACCGGAGATGTTGCGATCATCATGGGCGGGAGGAGAAATCTCCAGGAAAATCTTGCGGATTTGACGAGAGTGTACCGGAACGTCGAACTTGCAGGGACCACGAAGCTCGAATACTCGATGCCGTATGAGAACGGAAGGCAGATTTTCATCTGCAAGGGAATGAACACGACATTCCAGAAGTTGTGGCCCGAAGAACGGTTCTTTATCTAA
- a CDS encoding thioredoxin domain-containing protein yields MHEPNITQTRRPNRLLQEKSPYLLQHAYNPVDWFPWGDEAFEKARQEDKPIFLSIGYSTCYWCHVMEREVFENETIAALMNRLVVPIKVDREERPDIDRIYMSALQAMSGSGGWPMSMFLTPDLKPFFGATYIPPTERHGRAGFPQILEKICEVWSSDRQKVLDAAETANDYLVRLTKAEGGGVDPDEGALQSAFESFQKNFDHHNAGFGGAPKFPRPVALNFLLRYHARSKNPRALDMPLETLCRMAHGGMYDHIGGGFHRYSTDDRWHVPHFEKMLYDQAQLAVSYVEAFQITRETFFRTIAIDILDYVLRDLTHPDGGFFSAEDAESALDQSDPAEKAEGAFYVWTQSEIETILTQEEARIWCRSYGVEANGNVSDDPHSVFPGKNVLHVIHTPAETAIQFSLTEERTKELLWSSRQKLRAARNGRPHCHLDDKILTSWNGMMITALAKAYQVLGDIRYLHAAEKSAAFVLSHVSSTSTGGLYHRYRDGEARIEGQLDDYAFFVQALIDLYEASFSIGWLKEALRLAEDQNRIFYDRDNGGFFDTSGNDPSILVRTKEWYDGAEPSGNAIAILNLLRLTQFTNNQEWEAMARKSLSFFGERLSNAGQAMPQMLVALDFGLSKPKQIIIAGNAGDPDTETMLHAIQSHFVPNKVLMLADAGDGQAELSRLLPIIGSLKKLEGRTTAYICENYTCQLPTSDPAEIVKILAP; encoded by the coding sequence ATGCACGAGCCAAACATCACTCAAACCAGAAGACCCAACCGACTCCTCCAGGAAAAGAGCCCCTATCTTCTCCAGCACGCCTACAACCCTGTGGATTGGTTTCCGTGGGGCGACGAGGCATTTGAGAAAGCGCGACAGGAAGACAAGCCGATCTTCCTCTCTATCGGATACTCAACGTGCTATTGGTGCCATGTTATGGAACGAGAGGTTTTTGAGAACGAGACGATCGCCGCGCTCATGAACCGGTTGGTCGTGCCGATCAAAGTCGACCGCGAGGAACGCCCCGACATCGACCGGATTTATATGTCGGCTCTGCAGGCGATGAGCGGCAGCGGCGGCTGGCCCATGTCGATGTTTCTGACACCCGATCTCAAGCCGTTCTTCGGCGCGACATACATCCCTCCCACCGAACGGCACGGCCGTGCAGGATTTCCTCAGATCCTCGAAAAAATATGCGAGGTCTGGTCATCCGATCGCCAGAAGGTTCTCGATGCTGCCGAAACGGCGAACGACTATCTGGTACGACTCACCAAAGCGGAGGGCGGCGGCGTTGATCCCGATGAAGGTGCGCTTCAGTCGGCATTCGAGTCATTCCAGAAGAATTTTGATCATCACAATGCAGGATTCGGAGGAGCGCCAAAGTTTCCGCGCCCCGTGGCGCTGAATTTTCTTCTCAGATATCATGCGCGCAGCAAGAACCCGCGTGCACTCGATATGCCCCTTGAGACCCTTTGCCGCATGGCACACGGCGGTATGTACGATCATATAGGGGGCGGATTTCACCGGTACTCGACCGACGATCGATGGCACGTGCCGCACTTCGAAAAAATGCTCTACGACCAGGCACAACTGGCGGTATCGTACGTTGAAGCATTTCAGATCACTCGCGAAACGTTCTTCAGAACGATCGCCATCGATATTCTCGATTATGTCCTGCGTGATCTTACGCATCCTGACGGCGGCTTCTTCTCGGCAGAGGACGCCGAAAGCGCTCTTGATCAATCTGATCCCGCGGAGAAAGCGGAAGGGGCATTCTACGTCTGGACACAATCGGAGATCGAGACAATCCTCACACAAGAAGAAGCTCGGATCTGGTGCCGTAGCTACGGCGTCGAGGCAAACGGGAACGTGAGCGACGATCCTCACTCCGTATTCCCTGGGAAGAACGTGCTTCACGTCATCCATACGCCTGCCGAGACCGCAATACAATTCTCTCTCACTGAGGAACGAACGAAAGAGCTTCTGTGGTCAAGCAGGCAAAAACTGCGCGCCGCGAGAAACGGGCGGCCTCATTGTCACCTGGATGATAAGATACTGACCTCCTGGAACGGGATGATGATCACCGCACTCGCAAAGGCCTACCAGGTGCTCGGAGATATCCGGTATCTTCACGCCGCCGAGAAATCAGCCGCATTCGTCCTGAGCCATGTCAGCAGCACGTCAACTGGCGGATTGTATCACCGGTATCGCGACGGCGAGGCGCGGATCGAGGGACAGCTTGACGACTATGCTTTCTTCGTTCAGGCTCTTATCGATCTGTACGAAGCAAGTTTCAGCATCGGGTGGCTGAAGGAGGCATTGAGACTTGCGGAGGATCAAAACCGGATATTCTATGATAGGGACAACGGGGGATTCTTCGATACTTCGGGCAACGACCCGTCAATACTTGTCCGCACGAAAGAATGGTACGACGGCGCAGAGCCTTCCGGCAATGCGATAGCAATTCTCAATCTGCTTCGCCTGACTCAGTTCACGAACAACCAGGAATGGGAAGCGATGGCGAGGAAGTCTCTCTCATTCTTCGGAGAGAGGCTTTCCAACGCGGGGCAGGCAATGCCTCAGATGCTGGTCGCTCTCGACTTCGGACTTTCGAAGCCGAAGCAGATTATCATCGCGGGCAACGCTGGCGATCCCGACACAGAGACGATGCTCCACGCCATTCAGTCGCACTTTGTACCCAACAAGGTCTTGATGCTCGCCGATGCTGGTGACGGCCAGGCCGAGCTCTCGAGACTCCTTCCCATCATCGGCTCTCTCAAGAAGTTGGAAGGACGTACGACGGCGTACATCTGCGAGAACTACACTTGTCAGCTCCCGACTTCTGATCCTGCGGAGATAGTGAAGATTCTCGCGCCGTAG